From one Sus scrofa isolate TJ Tabasco breed Duroc chromosome 9, Sscrofa11.1, whole genome shotgun sequence genomic stretch:
- the NRGN gene encoding neurogranin — MDCCTESACSKPDDDILDIPLDDPGANAAAAKIQASFRGHMARKKIKSGERGRKGPGSGGPGGAGGARGGAGGGPSGD, encoded by the exons ATGGACTGCTGCACC gagAGCGCCTGCTCCAAGCCGGATGACGACATTCTAGACATCCCGCTGGACGATCCAGGTGCCAACGCTGCCGCCGCCAAAATCCAGGCGAGTTTCCGGGGCCACATGGCGCGGAAGAAGATAAAGAGCGGAGAGCGCGGCCGGAAGGGCCCTGGCTCCGGGGGGCCGGGCGGAGCCGGGGGCGCCCGGGGAGGCGCGGGCGGCGGCCCCAGCGGAGACTAG